A genomic region of Dactylococcopsis salina PCC 8305 contains the following coding sequences:
- a CDS encoding TIGR04376 family protein — translation MSLLDDLTQFLETRLDEFLRNNPHLELQALEEQLREQEKDTIRLILDLKKQEKTVENEILSIAQDIKLWHQRVEKAKAANRQDLLEAAQEKEASLLRLGNQKWGKMKGIKEQIRQGEELVEKVRQRQKEVKAKAQQVKSKQGVKSDYNSTWNPETVYGSKVNSAYDELEEKFRNWEVEQELNAMKQRK, via the coding sequence GTGAGTTTATTAGATGATTTAACCCAGTTTTTAGAGACTCGTTTAGATGAATTTTTAAGGAATAATCCCCATTTAGAATTACAGGCCTTAGAAGAACAGTTAAGAGAGCAAGAAAAAGATACAATTCGCTTGATCTTAGACTTGAAAAAGCAAGAAAAAACTGTAGAGAATGAAATTCTTTCGATCGCGCAAGATATCAAATTATGGCATCAAAGAGTCGAAAAAGCTAAAGCCGCGAACCGTCAAGACTTATTAGAAGCCGCCCAAGAAAAAGAAGCCAGTTTACTCCGTTTAGGGAATCAAAAATGGGGCAAAATGAAGGGCATAAAAGAGCAAATTCGTCAAGGAGAAGAATTAGTAGAAAAAGTAAGACAACGGCAAAAAGAGGTGAAAGCAAAAGCCCAACAAGTGAAGTCAAAGCAAGGAGTTAAGTCGGATTATAATTCGACTTGGAATCCTGAAACAGTTTATGGGTCTAAGGTTAATTCCGCTTATGATGAATTAGAGGAGAAGTTTCGCAACTGGGAAGTGGAACAAGAATTAAATGCAATGAAGCAGAGAAAATAA